The following is a genomic window from Methanophagales archaeon.
GTATCGGCTTTAAGCCCATGCGAGGAAGCGAGTCCAGTAGACCTTGCGTATAAGGATGCTTGGGTTCTGATAAAATCTTCTCAGCAGGAGCAATCTCAACCAGTTCGCCTGCATACATTACTGCAATTCGGTCACACATTCTTCTCGCCACTCCCAGGTCATGGGTTATAAGCAGCATACTCATATCTCTACTTCTGATTAACTCGGACATCAAATCTAAAACCTGGTTTTTCGTTGAGGAGTCCAGGCCTGTAGTTGGTTCATCTGCTATCAAAATTCTGGGATTCAGCGCTAATCCGATGGCAATCATAACTCTCTGCTTCATCCCGCCACTAAATTGATGTGGATATTCACGCATCCTTTTCGAGTCTACACCAACCAATTCAAGCATATTTGATGCCTTCCTCTTTGCTTCTTCTCTCGTAGCGTCATTATGGCACCTGTAAACCTCCGCTATCTGTTCTCCAACAGTTAACACAGGATTCAACGATGTGGAAGGATTCTGTAGCATCATTGCGATCTCCCTACCTCTAATTTGCTTCATTCTGTCTTCAGAAAGGTCCAATAAATTCTCTCCTTTGTAAATAATCCTTCCTCCAACTTCCACATTTTCTGAAAGCAATCCCATTATTGCCCTTCCCAAGATTGATTTTCCACAGCCAGTCTCTCCTATTAAGCCTAAAATTTCATTTTCTCTTATATCCAAATCAACGCCATTGTTTGCTTTTACAATTCTTCCCCTCGCATTAAAATAAACCCTCAGCCCTTCTATTCTCAATAAACTCATTTCCTCATCATTAGCATTTCTTTTGCCCGTGGATCTAATGTATCTCTCAATCCATCGCCTAAGAAATTAAAAGCAAGCACGGTAATCATTATCATAATGCCGGGGAAAAAGGTTAAAAAAGGTGCGCTACGCAGATAAGGGATGCCTGCCTTAAGCATTGACCCCCACTCGGGAGTTGGGGGTTGAATTCCCAAGCCTAAGAAACTGAGAGCAGCCGCAAAAATTATCGTATGGGCAATACCAAGAGTTGCAAGCACAATAACAGGATTTATACAGTTTGGCAGGATATGACGACGCAGAATATAGAAGCTTGAGGCTCTCAGGGCTCTTGCCGCTTCAACAAATTCTTTTTCCTTTACGGAGAGAGTCAGCCCTCTCACAAGTCTTGTGTATGCAGGCCAATGCGTCACGGCAAGGGCAAGTATCACATTGAAAAG
Proteins encoded in this region:
- a CDS encoding ABC transporter ATP-binding protein, which codes for MSLLRIEGLRVYFNARGRIVKANNGVDLDIRENEILGLIGETGCGKSILGRAIMGLLSENVEVGGRIIYKGENLLDLSEDRMKQIRGREIAMMLQNPSTSLNPVLTVGEQIAEVYRCHNDATREEAKRKASNMLELVGVDSKRMREYPHQFSGGMKQRVMIAIGLALNPRILIADEPTTGLDSSTKNQVLDLMSELIRSRDMSMLLITHDLGVARRMCDRIAVMYAGELVEIAPAEKILSEPKHPYTQGLLDSLPRMGLKPIPGASPSLSSPPRGCKYNPRCRYKGDVCSEKHPDMIRLGDSYVRCILYKNEKSKA
- the nikC gene encoding nickel ABC transporter permease subunit NikC, with product MNENWMALKELGENRMSAVGAVIIVFLVFVAFFAPYLAPHDPLKQNLGKRLLAPNGEYPFGTDELGRCIFSRVLYGTRISLEIGVVVVVITALVGTILGGVSGYCGGIVDEIIMRAVDIVLAFPSIILALVIAGLLGPGLFNVILALAVTHWPAYTRLVRGLTLSVKEKEFVEAARALRASSFYILRRHILPNCINPVIVLATLGIAHTIIFAAALSFLGLGIQPPTPEWGSMLKAGIPYLRSAPFLTFFPGIMIMITVLAFNFLGDGLRDTLDPRAKEMLMMRK